A window of the Drosophila simulans strain w501 chromosome 2L, Prin_Dsim_3.1, whole genome shotgun sequence genome harbors these coding sequences:
- the LOC27208182 gene encoding zinc finger protein 14 has product MEDICRVCLGNRDGMVNIFEGTPGLGPSIPVMIAQWSGYEVVKGDSLPELICPSCLEDAHIEFYKQQTSKIGHQFLSQVKVEDTEENSQDEFWKVSNYASGKSNSSQEIDCPDNIKEEDSYLTDERNGHQFHHLQKIIETGQSDDYFKDDENSEISVGENFQSDSDIREDKATAPDLSNCHIQEDNFGDVVTSEDEIDKADGELKCVVKTDVSEPCIPKTFLLRDDNHERPHNCSQCGKSFARYCSYRNHLRTHAKEDIDSPTDHNQHIDTFQKTKKPQDQNRSPSKRNERVKSAGRKYTCTYCPKFFLGKSALAKHLRVHTGERPYKCSLCPKAYKQNVDLKRHIVSHTTRKQFKCNLCESTFFSNTTYELHMRKHEGVVPYKCDICQRVFKFYTDLKIHIQSHNDELPYSCNRCSQAYKKSNDLRKHLLTHDQDAQTGIKVRNFKEVKCTHCHKKFANKHRLQVHTRIHTGVEPYRCDICKKTFKYATSLKVHTITHTGERPFECDYCSKAFGQQIDLYRHIRIHTRERPHKCNQCESAFMRHSRLKAHLLVHSEERPHKCTQCQKRFKVSSSLSRHMRTHTGEKPYKCDHCPKAFADARTLRNHIQNHLGIFIDMEAICRICWSDHDELVNIFDEMPGPGPSIPDMIAQWSKYPVFKGDFFPEHICPTCLEDVKTKYKVPMTLNSPRIEPADFDDTEESNYHAQEQTYCSSLQTKDALGDHIDSDSNDKKDTCVKQHKCNDCLKAFRFKNQLTMHIRTHTGEQPYQCPLCYCAFKQKHHLLRQMIVHTRKDHTNALYAKGPLRDNLFSKLKIEFTTDLCVENGIQTCPPISHNTP; this is encoded by the exons ATGGAGGATATATGCCGAGTTTGCTTGGGAAACCGCGATGGCATGGTCAACATATTCGAAGGCACACCAGGACTGGGTCCTTCAATTCCGGTCATGATTGCCCAGTGGTCCGGCTACGAGGTTGTGAAAGGCGACTCCCTACCGGAACTCATTTGCCCAAGCTGCCTGGAGGATGCGCACATTGAATTCTATAAGCAGCAGACCTCCAAGATAGGCCACCAATTCCTGTCCCAAGTTAAAGTGGAAGACACCGAGGAGAACTCGCAGGATGAGTTTTGGAAGGTTTCAAACTACGCGAGTGGAAAATCAAATTCTAGTCAAGAGATAGATTGCCCAGATAATATAAAAGAAGAAGATTCATATTTAACTGATGAAAGGAATGGACATCAATTCCATCATCTGCAAAAGATCATTGAAACTGGTCAATCAGATGACTATTTTAAAGACGATGAAAATAGCGAAATATCAGTCGGCGAAAATTTTCAATCCGATTCAGATATTAGAGAGGATAAAGCTACTGCACCTGATCTATCTAACTGCCATATTCAAGAGGACAACTTCGGAGATGTAGTTACATCAGAAGACGAAATTGATAAAGCCGATGGAGAGCTCAAATGTGTTGTTAAGACTGATGTTTCAGAACCTTGTATACCAAAGACGTTTTTATTGCGTGACGATAATCATGAACGACCCCACAATTGTTCCCAATGTGGAAAATCCTTTGCGCGCTACTGTAGTTATAGGAACCACCTCAGGACTCACGCCAAAGAAGACATTGACTCTCCTACAGACCATAATCAACATATTGACACATTtcaaaagacaaaaaaacCTCAAGATCAGAATAGATCACCTTCTAAACGCAACGAACGTGTTAAATCGGCTGGCCGTAAATATACGTGCACATATTGCCctaaattttttttgggaaaaagtGCTCTTGCAAAACATTTGCGTGTCCACACGGGAGAACGTCCGTACAAATGTAGTCTTTGTCCGAAGGCATATAAGCAAAACGTCGATCTAAAGCGACACATTGTTTCTCACACCACGAGAAAACAATTCAAGTGTAATCTATGCGAAAGTACTTTCTTTAGTAACACCACCTATGAGTTGCACATGCGGAAACATGAGGGAGtagtgccttataaatgtgACATATGCCAAAgagtttttaagttttatacTGATCTAAAGATACACATCCAATCTCACAACGACGAACTACCATACTCATGCAATCGATGTTCCCAAGCTTATAAGAAATCAAACGATCTTAGAAAACATTTATTGACACACGACCAGGATGCTCAGACTGGCATAAAAGTTCGGAATTTCAAAGAAGTTAAATGTACTCATTGCCACAAGAAGTTTGCGAATAAACATAGATTACAGGTGCATACCAGGATACACACTGGAGTCGAGCCGTATAGATGTGATATCTGCAAAAAGACCTTCAAGTATGCTACATCACTGAAAGTGCACACTATAACTCACACAGGCGAACGACCCTTCGAGTGCGACTACTGCTCAAAGGCTTTTGGTCAACAAATCGATTTATATCGCCACATCCGGATCCACACGAGGGAAAGACCCCACAAGTGTAACCAGTGCGAGAGCGCCTTTATGAGACACTCTCGCCTCAAAGCACACCTTCTTGTGCACTCGGAGGAAAGGCCGCATAAGTGCACCCAATGCCAAAAGCGATTCAAGGTGTCGTCAAGTCTTAGTCGGCACATGAGGACTCACACGGGCGAGAAACCCTATAAGTGTGATCATTGTCCGAAGGCTTTCGCAGATGCCAGAACTCTTAGGAACCACATCCAGAATCATTTGGGAA TTTTTATAGACATGGAAGCTATATGTCGCATTTGCTGGTCGGACCACGACGAACTGGTCAATATATTCGATGAAATGCCAGGACCTGGACCCTCGATTCCGGATATGATTGCCCAGTGGTCCAAGTATCCAGTTTTTAAAGGGGACTTCTTTCCCGAACATATTTGTCCAACTTGTCTGGAAGATGTGAAGACTAAATACAAGGTGCCAATGACCTTAAATTCCCCAAGGATCGAACCTGCTGATTTTGATGATACCGAAGAATCAAATTACCATGCTCAAGAACAAACCTATTGCTCTAGTCTGCAAACTAAAGATGCGCTTGGGGACCATATTGATTCGGATTCGAATGACAAGAAAGACACTTGTGTAAAACAACATAAATGTAATGACTGCTTAAAGGCCTTCCGGTTCAAAAACCAACTTACAATGCACATTCGGACTCATACGGGAGAGCAGCCGTACCAGTGTCCACTCTGCTACTGTGCGTTTAAGCAAAAACACCATCTTCTACGACAAATGATCGTTCACACAAGGAAGGACCATACAAATGCTTTATATGCCAAAGGGCCTTTAAGAGACAATCTCTTCTCGAAACTCAAAATTGAATTCACTACTGATCTGTGCGTGGAAAATGGAATTCAAACATGCCCTCCTATTTCACACAACACTCCGtga